The genomic stretch AAATTTCTGGACGGCCAAGGCCGCGTGCTGGGCGGTGCCGTGCTGGGCAAGAAAGAATTGATTCAGCAGAGTCTCACGACCTTTCTGCGCAACGCGGGGCCGACGTTGAGCCCCTTCAACGCCTGGTTGATCTTGAAGGGCATGGAGACGCTCAAAATCCGCATGGAAGCGCAGTCGGCATCGGCCTTGGCGCTGGCGGCATGGCTGGAATCTCATCCCAGGGTGGCGCGAGTGTACTACCCAGGGCTACGCAGCCATCCGCAGTACGAGCTTGCGTCGCGGCAGCAGAAACTGGGCGGAGCGATTCTTTCCTTCGAGGTGCGCGGCGGGCAAGAGGCGGCGTGGCGCGTGATCGATCGCACGCAACTTATTTCCATCACCGCCAATTTGGGCGATGTGAAGACGACCATCACCCATCCGGCTACCACCACGCATTTGCGCGTCACGCCCGAGACGCGCGCCGCCGCGGGCATCACGGAAAGATTGATTCGCCTCGCGATAGGGCTGGAGTCGGCCGAAGACTTGAAGCGGGATTTGGAGAGGGGTTTGAACGCGATCTAACTCAGGCGAACTGCTTGGCATCCGCTCGCGTCGCAGCGCAGGTATTCGCCATGCGTGTACCAATCCGATAGCACCCAGCGTTCGCGGGCGGTGCCACCCACTGTATGTTCATGCCGGGCGGGCCGGTGCGTGTGCCCGTGGATGATCCGCTCGCATGGGTGGGTGCGAAAGGCGCTCTCGACAGCGGTTTGGGTGACGTCCATGATCTCGCTGGACTTGATCTGTTTTTCCTTCTCGCTGAAGCGTCGGGTTCGCTCCACCAACTTAAGGCGCGAAGACAAAGGCAAGGCTAGGAACAACCACTGCACGATGGGATTGCGCGCGCGCTTGCGAAAGGCTTGGTAGCGCACGTCGTCCGTGCACAGCGTGTCGCCGTGCATGAGCAAGGTGGGGTGACCGTGGAGGTCGATGAGCACGGGGTCCTCGATGATCCGTGCGCCGCTTTGTTTCTCGAAGCGTGACTTCAAAAGAAAATCCCGGTTGCCGCGCATGACGAAAATGGGAGTCTCGCCGCTCAACGTATGCAGGGCTTCCACCACCAGGGAATTGAACTCCAGGCCGATGGCATCGTCACCGATCCAGTGCTCGAAAAGATCGCCCAAGATGTAGAGGGCGATGGCGCGGGTGGCGTCCTCCTTCAGGAATCGCAGAAAGACTTGCGTAATGCCTGGCCTTTCCGGGCTTAGATGGAGATCCGATACGAAGGCGGTGAACATTCTTAGGGGCTAGGATTTAGGATCAAGGATATGGAACCCCGTGGCGCGACTCCAGGTTTCCAGATCCTTGATCCTAGATCCTCGCCTTCAAGCCTCCTCGGCCTTGGTGATGACGACGTCGTCCACGGGGACGTCGCGGTGAAAACCCTTGGTGCCAGTCTTCACTTTCTTGATCTGGTCCACGACTTCCGTACCCGAGACCACTTTTCCGAACACGCAGTAGCCGAACTCCTGGGGCGTGGGGGCGCGGTAGTCGAGAAAGTCGTTGTCCGTGGCGTTGATGAAGAACTGGCTCGATGCCGAGTGCGGGTCGGGAGTGCGCGCCATCGCCACGGTGTAGGCGCTGTTCTTGAGTCCGTTAGCCGCTTCGTTCTTGATGTTCGCCCCAGAGGTCTTCTCTTTCATGCCGAGTTCGAAACCGCCGCCTTGAATCATGAATCCGTCGATGACGCGATGGAATACCGTGTTCGTGTAGAAGCCGCTTCGTACGT from Betaproteobacteria bacterium encodes the following:
- a CDS encoding UDP-2,3-diacylglucosamine diphosphatase, producing MFTAFVSDLHLSPERPGITQVFLRFLKEDATRAIALYILGDLFEHWIGDDAIGLEFNSLVVEALHTLSGETPIFVMRGNRDFLLKSRFEKQSGARIIEDPVLIDLHGHPTLLMHGDTLCTDDVRYQAFRKRARNPIVQWLFLALPLSSRLKLVERTRRFSEKEKQIKSSEIMDVTQTAVESAFRTHPCERIIHGHTHRPARHEHTVGGTARERWVLSDWYTHGEYLRCDASGCQAVRLS
- a CDS encoding peptidyl-prolyl cis-trans isomerase; translation: MVNLHTNFGVISIELDAEKAPVTVANFLEYVRSGFYTNTVFHRVIDGFMIQGGGFELGMKEKTSGANIKNEAANGLKNSAYTVAMARTPDPHSASSQFFINATDNDFLDYRAPTPQEFGYCVFGKVVSGTEVVDQIKKVKTGTKGFHRDVPVDDVVITKAEEA